A stretch of the Comamonas testosteroni TK102 genome encodes the following:
- a CDS encoding CidA/LrgA family protein, translated as MLYALAVLFAFQLLGEFLARVTGLPLPGALIGTLLLLLGLLFYKRLPKTLEDTAQVLLQNMMLLFIPVIAGVMLEFDHLRREWLPFVLACIAGAAITFTATALTFRFCLQRQRTRKPDDESAAEQEANV; from the coding sequence ATGCTGTATGCGCTTGCCGTACTTTTCGCCTTTCAGCTACTGGGGGAGTTCCTGGCCCGCGTCACGGGCTTGCCTCTGCCGGGCGCGCTGATCGGTACCCTGCTTTTGCTGCTGGGCCTGCTGTTTTACAAACGCCTACCCAAGACACTGGAAGACACGGCTCAGGTGCTGTTACAGAACATGATGCTGCTTTTCATCCCCGTCATTGCGGGCGTGATGCTGGAATTCGACCATCTGCGCCGCGAATGGCTGCCGTTTGTGCTGGCCTGCATTGCCGGCGCTGCCATCACATTCACCGCGACCGCACTCACCTTCCGCTTCTGCCTGCAGCGCCAGCGCACTCGCAAGCCGGATGACGAGTCCGCCGCAGAGCAGGAGGCCAACGTATGA
- a CDS encoding LrgB family protein, translating into MSSSLLERLHTAWLSLAEGSPLPWLVLTMLVYMAAMAIYRKSGNRPLLIPVFTGVVVIVAILMITGTPYATYRSGVSLLGLMIGPATVALAIPLYAQRERISQLWLPISVALLVGCLVALLSALGIAWAFGGSQATLIAVAPKSATIPIALPMAERFGGTPSLAAVAVAITGISGTMMAPLLCRVLRLRDPAVQGFAIGLTAHAIGTARAIQLNPTAGAFSALAMGLNGVATAVLMPLVLAITPWI; encoded by the coding sequence ATGAGCTCCTCACTGCTTGAGCGCCTGCACACCGCCTGGCTGAGCCTGGCCGAAGGCTCGCCCCTGCCCTGGCTGGTGCTGACCATGCTGGTCTATATGGCGGCCATGGCCATCTACCGAAAAAGCGGCAACCGCCCCCTGCTGATACCGGTGTTCACGGGCGTGGTCGTCATCGTCGCCATTCTGATGATCACGGGCACGCCTTATGCGACCTATCGCAGCGGCGTCTCCCTGCTGGGCCTGATGATAGGGCCGGCCACCGTGGCGCTGGCCATCCCGCTGTACGCCCAGCGCGAACGCATCAGCCAACTGTGGCTGCCCATCAGCGTGGCACTGCTGGTGGGCTGTCTGGTCGCGCTGCTTTCAGCCCTGGGTATTGCCTGGGCTTTCGGCGGCTCTCAAGCCACGCTGATCGCCGTGGCCCCCAAGTCGGCCACCATTCCCATCGCCCTGCCCATGGCCGAGCGTTTTGGCGGAACACCCTCGCTGGCCGCCGTGGCCGTGGCCATCACCGGCATCAGCGGCACCATGATGGCACCGCTGCTGTGCCGCGTCCTGCGTCTCAGGGACCCGGCGGTCCAGGGCTTTGCGATCGGGCTCACGGCCCATGCCATTGGCACGGCACGCGCCATTCAGCTCAATCCCACGGCCGGTGCGTTCTCCGCCCTGGCCATGGGGCTGAACGGCGTGGCCACGGCCGTGCTGATGCCACTGGTGCTGGCCATTACCCCCTGGATTTAA
- a CDS encoding DMT family transporter codes for MVLAMALSGTIGLLVVESDLPVLWVVWLRCLLGGLGLAAWVGWSGQWSQLSWRECGWLLLGAAALIVNWLCLFRAYEYSGIAIATVVYHVQPFLLLLLAALLQREPLPLNRLPWLVLALIGVGLSSGLLGLAGQGASQGQLLGIGLALLAAGLYALATLATQRLKRIAPAQIAMLQMLAGALSLLPWVWELRDQALLGPRAWSAVLVLGLVHTAWMYTLMYTAFQRLQAQAIAGLSFIYPVMALLVDLLWFGARPQPVQWLGMAMILGALAAYRRSERKT; via the coding sequence ATGGTGCTGGCCATGGCGCTGTCCGGCACCATCGGTCTGCTGGTGGTGGAAAGCGATCTGCCCGTGCTGTGGGTAGTGTGGCTGCGCTGTTTGCTTGGTGGCCTGGGGCTGGCGGCCTGGGTTGGCTGGTCGGGACAGTGGTCGCAGCTTAGCTGGCGCGAGTGCGGCTGGCTGTTGCTTGGCGCGGCAGCGCTCATCGTCAATTGGCTGTGCCTGTTCCGTGCCTATGAATACAGCGGCATTGCCATCGCCACGGTGGTCTATCACGTGCAGCCCTTTTTGCTGTTGCTGCTGGCAGCCCTGCTTCAGCGTGAGCCGCTGCCGCTCAATCGCCTGCCCTGGCTGGTTTTGGCCTTGATTGGCGTGGGTCTGAGCAGCGGCTTGCTGGGACTGGCTGGCCAGGGCGCATCGCAAGGGCAATTGCTGGGTATTGGGCTGGCGCTGCTGGCGGCCGGTCTTTATGCCTTGGCCACTTTGGCCACTCAGCGGCTCAAGCGGATCGCGCCGGCACAGATTGCCATGCTGCAGATGCTGGCGGGAGCGCTGAGCTTGCTGCCCTGGGTGTGGGAACTGCGCGACCAGGCGCTCCTCGGCCCCAGGGCCTGGAGTGCGGTGCTGGTGCTGGGTTTGGTGCATACGGCCTGGATGTACACATTGATGTACACGGCATTTCAGAGACTGCAGGCGCAGGCGATCGCCGGTCTGTCCTTCATCTACCCCGTCATGGCCTTGCTGGTGGACCTGCTCTGGTTTGGCGCCAGGCCGCAGCCGGTGCAGTGGCTGGGCATGGCCATGATTCTGGGTGCGCTTGCAGCCTACCGGCGCAGCGAGCGAAAAACCTAG
- a CDS encoding LysR family transcriptional regulator translates to MSTEPGLLPEMLVFAKVVELRSFAAASRQLDLTTSAVSRSVGRLEAHWGVQLLHRTTRSLSLTELGAEVYAACSQLAQTASDIHAIAGHYSGVPRGTVRLTAPTIFGEIWLSAQLPALRRQWPELEIAVSLSDQMQDLAQQGLDLAIRLTRPEQLPPHMVARELRQVRYIAVASPAYLQGLPKPPGHPLELGRQHGVACITLGYGDFQSRLQWLHGQDRSPAPAVTEVAVHAPLSMDSSTGIINLALQHQGIGLVADFAAQAVLHSGALIQVLPDWQLTGNYAPRTAYALYMPSRHLPLKVRALIDHLVEAGRRQRF, encoded by the coding sequence ATGAGCACAGAACCCGGCCTGCTCCCTGAAATGCTGGTTTTCGCCAAGGTGGTGGAGCTGCGCAGCTTTGCCGCCGCTTCGCGGCAACTGGATCTGACCACCTCGGCGGTCAGTCGCAGTGTGGGGCGGCTGGAAGCCCATTGGGGCGTGCAGTTGCTGCACCGCACGACCCGCTCCCTGTCCCTGACCGAGCTGGGTGCCGAGGTCTATGCTGCCTGCAGCCAGTTGGCGCAGACGGCCAGCGATATCCACGCCATTGCCGGCCATTACAGCGGCGTGCCGCGCGGCACGGTGCGGCTGACGGCGCCGACCATTTTTGGTGAAATCTGGCTCAGTGCCCAGCTGCCAGCGCTGCGCCGCCAATGGCCGGAGCTGGAGATCGCCGTCAGTCTCAGCGACCAGATGCAGGATCTGGCCCAGCAAGGTCTGGATCTGGCCATTCGCCTGACCCGCCCGGAACAGCTGCCACCCCATATGGTGGCGCGCGAGTTGCGCCAGGTGCGCTATATCGCCGTGGCCTCGCCAGCCTACCTCCAGGGTCTGCCCAAGCCGCCCGGCCATCCGCTGGAGTTGGGCCGCCAGCATGGCGTGGCATGCATCACGCTGGGCTATGGCGACTTTCAGAGCCGGCTGCAATGGCTGCACGGCCAGGATCGCAGCCCGGCGCCTGCCGTGACCGAAGTCGCCGTTCACGCACCTTTGTCCATGGACAGCAGCACGGGCATCATCAATCTGGCGTTGCAGCACCAGGGCATAGGCCTGGTGGCAGACTTTGCCGCCCAGGCCGTGCTGCACAGCGGTGCGCTGATACAGGTTCTGCCCGACTGGCAGCTGACGGGCAATTACGCGCCGCGCACTGCCTATGCACTGTATATGCCTTCGCGTCACCTGCCACTCAAGGTGCGGGCGCTGATCGACCATCTGGTCGAGGCAGGCCGACGCCAGCGCTTCTGA
- the tenA gene encoding thiaminase II: MSFSQSLWSANQALFQSTLELPFNQELAAGTLGRERFCHYMIQDAHYLVAYGRALAVAAAKSDNAEGVVQFANAANEAVVVERALHGGFMRDFGITPEQFAATPLTPACHHYTSYLLATAWSATYPVAVAALLPCFWIYAEVGRDIHARSAKDNPYQAWVDTYASEEFHAAVRGVCATVDRLAEEATETTRAAMHAAYKDAARLEWLFWDSAYRLADWQGPLR; this comes from the coding sequence ATGTCTTTCAGCCAAAGCCTGTGGAGTGCCAACCAGGCGCTGTTTCAAAGCACCCTGGAGCTGCCCTTCAACCAGGAGCTGGCGGCCGGCACTCTGGGTCGGGAGCGCTTTTGCCACTACATGATTCAGGATGCGCATTACCTCGTCGCCTATGGCCGCGCGCTGGCCGTGGCGGCGGCCAAATCCGATAACGCCGAAGGCGTGGTGCAGTTTGCCAATGCCGCCAATGAGGCCGTGGTGGTGGAGCGCGCCCTGCATGGCGGCTTCATGCGCGATTTCGGCATCACGCCCGAGCAGTTTGCGGCCACGCCGCTGACGCCGGCCTGCCATCACTACACCAGCTATCTGCTGGCCACGGCCTGGAGCGCCACTTACCCGGTGGCCGTGGCCGCGCTGCTGCCCTGTTTCTGGATTTACGCCGAGGTGGGGCGCGACATTCATGCGCGCTCGGCCAAAGACAATCCATATCAGGCCTGGGTGGATACCTATGCCAGCGAGGAGTTCCACGCGGCAGTGCGCGGCGTCTGCGCCACGGTGGATCGCCTGGCCGAGGAGGCCACCGAGACCACGCGTGCGGCCATGCATGCAGCCTACAAGGATGCGGCCCGGCTGGAATGGCTGTTCTGGGACAGTGCCTATCGCCTCGCCGATTGGCAAGGGCCGCTGCGCTGA